A genomic window from Xyrauchen texanus isolate HMW12.3.18 chromosome 31, RBS_HiC_50CHRs, whole genome shotgun sequence includes:
- the LOC127625105 gene encoding endophilin-A1-like isoform X1 translates to MSVAGFKKQFHKATQKVSEKVGGAEGTKLDDDFKEMEKKVDATSRAVLDIMTKTTEYLQPNPASRARLSMINTMSKIRGQDKGPGYQQAETVLAEAMLKFGRELGEESSFGNCIFSLALLDAGESMRELGEVKDALDINVKQNFIDPLQNLHDKDLKEIQHHLKKMEGRRLDFDYKKKRQGKVMDDEIKQALEKFDESKEIAEQSMFNLLENDIEQVSQVSALVQAQLEYHQQAAEILQQLSSKIEERIKEASNKPRNEYVPKPRMELQLPSENHNGGINSAKTPERSPAPLDQPCCRALYDFDPENEGELGFKEGDIITLTNKIDDNWYEGMIHGQSGFFPVNYVDILVPLPH, encoded by the exons AAAGTCAGTGAGAAGGTCGGAGGGGCCGAAGGCACCAAACTAGACGATGACTTCAAAGAAATGGAAAAG AAAGTGGACGCCACGAGTAGAGCGGTGCTCGACATCATGACCAAAACCACAGAATACCTGCAGCCAAACCCCG catcCAGAGCGCGCTTGAGCATGATCAACACCATGTCAAAGATCAGAGGTCAGGACAAGGGTCCGGGTTACCAGCAGGCTGAGACTGTGCTGGCCGAAGCCATGCTGAAGTTCGGCCGCGAGCTCGGAGAAGAGTCCAGCTTCGGTAACTGTATATTCA GTTTGGCTCTGTTAGACGCTGGAGAATCGATGCGTGAGCTCGGTGAGGTGAAAGATGCTTTAGATATAAACGTCAAACAGAACTTCATCGATCCGCTACAAAACCTGCACGACAAAGATCTCAAAGAGATCCAG CATCACCTGAAGAAGATGGAGGGACGTCGTCTGGATTTCGACTATAAGAAGAAGCGTCAGGGGAAAGTGATGGACGATGAAATTAAACAAGCGCTGGAGAAATTTGACGAGTCCAAAGAGATCGCAGAGCAGAGCATGTTCAACCTGCTGGAGAACGAC attgaGCAGGTGAGTCAGGTGTCCGCTCTGGTTCAGGCTCAGCTGGAGTATCATCAACAGGCCGCAGAGATTCTTCAGCAGCTCTCCAGCAAGATCGAGGAAAG GATAAAGGAGGCGTCGAATAAACCGCGGAACGAGTATGTACCTAAACCCCGAATGGAGCTTCAGCTGCCCAGTGAGAATCACAACGGAGGAATAAACTCTGCAAAAACACCTGAACGCTCCCCAG ctccgTTAGATCAGCCGTGCTGTCGTGCGCTGTATGACTTCGATCCGGAGAACGAGGGCGAGCTCGGCTTCAAGGAGGGTGACATCATAACTCTGACCAATAAGATCGATGACAACTGGTACGAAGGCATGATCCACGGCCAATCGGGATTCTTCCCCGTCAACTACGTGGACATCCTGGTGCCTCTGCCTCACTAA
- the LOC127625105 gene encoding endophilin-A1-like isoform X2 — MSVAGFKKQFHKATQKVSEKVGGAEGTKLDDDFKEMEKKVDATSRAVLDIMTKTTEYLQPNPASRARLSMINTMSKIRGQDKGPGYQQAETVLAEAMLKFGRELGEESSFGLALLDAGESMRELGEVKDALDINVKQNFIDPLQNLHDKDLKEIQHHLKKMEGRRLDFDYKKKRQGKVMDDEIKQALEKFDESKEIAEQSMFNLLENDIEQVSQVSALVQAQLEYHQQAAEILQQLSSKIEERIKEASNKPRNEYVPKPRMELQLPSENHNGGINSAKTPERSPAPLDQPCCRALYDFDPENEGELGFKEGDIITLTNKIDDNWYEGMIHGQSGFFPVNYVDILVPLPH; from the exons AAAGTCAGTGAGAAGGTCGGAGGGGCCGAAGGCACCAAACTAGACGATGACTTCAAAGAAATGGAAAAG AAAGTGGACGCCACGAGTAGAGCGGTGCTCGACATCATGACCAAAACCACAGAATACCTGCAGCCAAACCCCG catcCAGAGCGCGCTTGAGCATGATCAACACCATGTCAAAGATCAGAGGTCAGGACAAGGGTCCGGGTTACCAGCAGGCTGAGACTGTGCTGGCCGAAGCCATGCTGAAGTTCGGCCGCGAGCTCGGAGAAGAGTCCAGCTTCG GTTTGGCTCTGTTAGACGCTGGAGAATCGATGCGTGAGCTCGGTGAGGTGAAAGATGCTTTAGATATAAACGTCAAACAGAACTTCATCGATCCGCTACAAAACCTGCACGACAAAGATCTCAAAGAGATCCAG CATCACCTGAAGAAGATGGAGGGACGTCGTCTGGATTTCGACTATAAGAAGAAGCGTCAGGGGAAAGTGATGGACGATGAAATTAAACAAGCGCTGGAGAAATTTGACGAGTCCAAAGAGATCGCAGAGCAGAGCATGTTCAACCTGCTGGAGAACGAC attgaGCAGGTGAGTCAGGTGTCCGCTCTGGTTCAGGCTCAGCTGGAGTATCATCAACAGGCCGCAGAGATTCTTCAGCAGCTCTCCAGCAAGATCGAGGAAAG GATAAAGGAGGCGTCGAATAAACCGCGGAACGAGTATGTACCTAAACCCCGAATGGAGCTTCAGCTGCCCAGTGAGAATCACAACGGAGGAATAAACTCTGCAAAAACACCTGAACGCTCCCCAG ctccgTTAGATCAGCCGTGCTGTCGTGCGCTGTATGACTTCGATCCGGAGAACGAGGGCGAGCTCGGCTTCAAGGAGGGTGACATCATAACTCTGACCAATAAGATCGATGACAACTGGTACGAAGGCATGATCCACGGCCAATCGGGATTCTTCCCCGTCAACTACGTGGACATCCTGGTGCCTCTGCCTCACTAA
- the LOC127625107 gene encoding high mobility group protein B2-like — MVKGDVNKPKGKTSAYAYFVQTYRDEHKRKSPDVPVNFSEFSKKCSERWKTLNASEKSKFEDKAKIDKVRYDKEMKTYVPPKGVGKTGRKKKDPNAPKRPPSAFFVFCSEFRPTVRSENPNLTIGEIAKKLGELWSRQSSKDRVPHEQKAMKLREKYEKDVAAYRAGGAAAAKRAPGRPTGSAKKAQVGDDDDEEEDDDEEVDDEDEDDDEDDE; from the exons ATGGTGAAGGGAGACGTTAATAAACCCAAAGGAAAGACGTCTGCGTACGCTTACTTCGTCCAGACCTATCGTGATGAACACAAGCGCAAGAGTCCAGACGTGCCGGTCAACTTCTCCGAGTTCTCCAAGAAATGCTCTGAGAGATGGAAG ACCCTGAACGCTTCAGAGAAGAGCAAGTTTGAAGACAAGGCGAAAATAGATAAAGTACGTTACGACAAGGAGATGAAGACTTACGTGCCACCCAAAGGTGTCGGAAAGACGGGCAGAAAGAAGAAAGACCCCAACGCCCCGAAACGCCCTCC ATCTGCGTTCTTCGTCTTTTGCTCTGAGTTCCGGCCGACGGTGAGGAGCGAGAACCCCAATCTGACCATCGGAGAGATCGCGAAGAAGCTGGGCGAGTTGTGGTCTAGGCAGAGCAGCAAAGACCGCGTGCCGCACGAACAGAAGGCCATGAAGCTGCGCGAGAAATACGAGAAG GACGTCGCGGCATACCGCGCAGGGGGTGCAGCTGCGGCTAAGAGGGCGCCGGGTCGACCCACAGGCTCTGCTAAAAAAGCCCAGGTAGGTGATGATGATGACGAGGAGGAGGACGACGACGAAGAGGTGGACGACGAGGATGAGGATGATGACGAGGACGACGAGTAG